A genomic segment from Pediococcus acidilactici encodes:
- a CDS encoding LrgB family protein: protein MDAALATPFTGIFISLVVYLIGMWLFKVSKGFFLFTPLLVGMVLGIVILVLWGKGIGSTTVAVYKKYYLPGGNMIFWFLNPATVAFAIPLYRRNDIFKKYWVDVFLTLFVGGFISLFGIHMVSKLMGLSRVSIAAMLPQSATTAIAMPIAKGIGGDPAITAMVCIINAVIIYALAEFLIKIFKLKNISKVGTGLGLGVSGHTVGSAKAVQLGSIEGAMASVAVVIVSLAMDILVPIYVNLFM, encoded by the coding sequence ATGGATGCAGCTTTAGCAACACCGTTTACCGGAATTTTTATTTCTTTGGTAGTTTACTTAATTGGAATGTGGCTTTTTAAAGTTAGCAAAGGTTTCTTCCTATTTACCCCGTTATTAGTTGGAATGGTTTTAGGCATTGTAATCTTAGTTCTTTGGGGGAAGGGGATTGGTTCCACGACCGTAGCGGTTTATAAAAAGTACTATTTACCAGGCGGTAACATGATTTTTTGGTTTTTAAACCCGGCTACCGTGGCGTTTGCGATTCCGTTATACCGGCGGAACGATATTTTTAAGAAGTACTGGGTAGATGTATTCCTAACCTTGTTCGTCGGTGGTTTTATTTCCCTATTCGGTATTCACATGGTCTCCAAGCTAATGGGACTCTCCCGAGTTTCGATTGCGGCAATGCTACCTCAATCAGCAACTACCGCAATTGCCATGCCGATTGCCAAGGGAATTGGTGGAGATCCGGCAATTACGGCAATGGTCTGCATTATCAACGCGGTAATCATCTACGCGTTGGCCGAATTCTTAATTAAAATTTTTAAGCTCAAAAATATTTCTAAAGTGGGAACTGGGTTAGGACTAGGTGTCTCCGGACACACCGTTGGTTCAGCCAAGGCGGTTCAATTAGGTTCAATTGAAGGCGCAATGGCTTCCGTAGCGGTTGTAATCGTTTCGCTAGCGATGGATATTCTAGTTCCAATCTACGTAAACCTCTTTATGTAG
- the yqeK gene encoding bis(5'-nucleosyl)-tetraphosphatase (symmetrical) YqeK has translation MSKVELTYQNNYIPMTRAELVAAVQKSVQGPRFDHILRVEQKAIELAKQNDADVEKASIAALLHDYAKNRPDSEFIGYINKLQLDPILLDYGNAIWHGVVGAEIVKNELKIQDEEILNAIRRHTVGAPYMTLIDQIVFMADYIEDGRDFDGVQQARLITEQSLQKGVALQMKNTLAYLVANNRPVFPATIDSYNAWIAKLND, from the coding sequence ATGAGTAAAGTAGAGTTGACTTACCAAAATAATTATATCCCAATGACTCGCGCAGAATTGGTGGCGGCGGTCCAAAAAAGCGTTCAAGGGCCGCGTTTTGACCACATCTTACGGGTCGAACAAAAGGCCATTGAGTTAGCAAAACAAAATGACGCTGACGTGGAAAAAGCCAGTATTGCAGCTTTATTGCACGATTACGCTAAAAACCGGCCGGACAGTGAATTTATTGGCTACATTAATAAATTACAACTGGACCCGATTTTGTTAGATTACGGCAACGCAATTTGGCACGGAGTTGTCGGAGCAGAAATTGTCAAAAACGAATTAAAAATTCAAGACGAAGAAATTTTAAACGCAATTCGGCGGCACACGGTCGGGGCCCCATACATGACTTTAATTGATCAAATTGTCTTCATGGCCGATTATATTGAAGATGGCCGGGATTTTGACGGGGTCCAACAAGCCCGTCTCATTACGGAGCAAAGTTTACAAAAGGGCGTTGCGCTTCAAATGAAGAATACGTTGGCTTATTTAGTTGCCAACAACCGCCCGGTATTTCCCGCCACCATTGATAGTTATAACGCGTGGATTGCAAAACTTAACGACTAA
- a CDS encoding LytTR family transcriptional regulator DNA-binding domain-containing protein, whose protein sequence is MKVLIVDDEPLARQELNYLLEENSIVDQVAEADGVVEADQYVVNEHPDLVFLDIKLEDGNGMALAKKWKKMSVSPYVIFATAYDQYALDAFSAEAVDYVLKPFEQSRINEALSRIKKLLDRQQRDSTNYQQKYLNPRLSITNEERTIVIKKNNIIYLEAQGGTVILHVANLPLVTSKQPLRKLLAELDPQKFLQVHRSYVVNLDSVFELQPSFNHTYQLTLSNGIKIPVSRSYVNETKRHLGMK, encoded by the coding sequence ATGAAAGTATTGATTGTTGACGATGAGCCATTAGCTCGCCAAGAATTAAATTACTTATTGGAGGAAAACTCCATCGTTGATCAGGTTGCGGAAGCTGATGGGGTGGTGGAGGCCGACCAGTATGTGGTAAATGAACACCCTGATTTGGTATTTTTGGATATTAAGCTTGAAGATGGTAACGGAATGGCTTTAGCGAAAAAGTGGAAGAAAATGTCGGTTTCACCATACGTGATCTTTGCCACTGCGTACGACCAATATGCTTTAGATGCGTTTAGTGCTGAGGCAGTGGACTACGTACTCAAACCATTTGAGCAAAGTCGTATTAACGAAGCGCTTAGCCGAATCAAAAAGTTATTGGATCGGCAGCAACGGGATTCCACCAATTACCAGCAAAAATACCTTAATCCGCGATTATCAATTACTAATGAAGAACGAACGATCGTGATTAAGAAAAATAACATCATTTATTTAGAAGCGCAGGGGGGTACGGTGATTCTCCACGTGGCGAACCTGCCGTTGGTGACCAGTAAACAGCCCCTCCGAAAACTATTGGCAGAATTGGATCCGCAAAAATTTTTACAGGTGCACCGTAGCTACGTGGTTAACCTTGATTCAGTTTTTGAATTACAACCAAGTTTCAACCATACTTACCAATTGACATTATCGAACGGAATTAAGATTCCGGTGAGCCGTTCGTACGTTAACGAAACCAAACGGCACTTAGGGATGAAGTGA
- a CDS encoding YqeG family HAD IIIA-type phosphatase: MNIFKPTWMVERIYNLSAKDLKAKGITTVLTDLDNTLIAWNNPDGTPELKQWISELKQENIRVIVVSNNSHSRVSKAVAGFGLEYDARALKPLTVGIKRVLRQYRLKKAETIMVGDQLLTDMVAANLSGVRGVLVKPLIETDAWNTKLNRFLELFIKRSLKKKYPELVWHKELL; the protein is encoded by the coding sequence ATGAACATTTTTAAACCAACGTGGATGGTTGAAAGGATTTACAACCTATCCGCTAAAGATTTAAAGGCAAAGGGGATCACCACCGTGCTAACTGATCTCGATAATACTTTAATTGCCTGGAACAATCCGGATGGTACACCAGAATTAAAGCAGTGGATCAGTGAACTGAAGCAAGAAAATATTCGGGTGATCGTGGTTTCTAATAATAGTCACAGTCGGGTATCTAAAGCAGTGGCTGGCTTTGGATTAGAATACGATGCCCGGGCTTTAAAGCCGTTAACGGTGGGCATTAAACGGGTTTTACGGCAGTACCGTTTAAAAAAGGCCGAAACCATCATGGTGGGGGACCAACTCCTCACTGATATGGTGGCGGCCAATTTATCTGGGGTACGGGGAGTATTGGTAAAGCCCTTAATTGAAACGGATGCTTGGAATACCAAGTTAAACCGTTTTTTAGAGTTATTCATTAAACGATCCTTGAAGAAAAAGTACCCGGAATTAGTTTGGCATAAGGAGTTATTATAA
- the infC gene encoding translation initiation factor IF-3: protein MVNETIRAREVRLIGVNGDQLGVKSKAEAIQIAEEANLDVVVVSPKAKPPVAKIMDYGKYRFEQQKKKREARKKQKTVSIKEIRLSPTIDTNDFNTKLKNAKKFLGKGDKVRVSIRFKGRAITHKDIGRKVLERMAEETSDIARIEARPKMDGRSMFLVLAPNADK, encoded by the coding sequence ATGGTAAATGAAACCATTCGGGCTCGTGAAGTCCGCTTGATTGGTGTTAATGGTGATCAATTAGGGGTTAAGTCAAAGGCGGAAGCAATCCAAATTGCTGAAGAAGCTAATCTTGACGTTGTCGTAGTTTCCCCAAAGGCAAAACCACCAGTAGCCAAGATTATGGATTATGGGAAATATCGTTTCGAGCAACAAAAGAAAAAACGTGAAGCTCGTAAAAAGCAAAAGACTGTCAGCATTAAAGAAATCCGTTTGAGTCCGACAATTGATACAAACGACTTTAACACTAAACTTAAGAACGCTAAGAAGTTCTTAGGCAAGGGAGACAAAGTTCGGGTATCAATTCGTTTTAAGGGTCGGGCAATTACCCATAAAGACATTGGTCGTAAAGTACTTGAACGGATGGCTGAGGAGACTTCTGACATCGCTCGGATCGAAGCTCGTCCAAAGATGGACGGTCGGAGCATGTTCTTGGTATTGGCTCCTAATGCTGATAAATAA
- a CDS encoding CidA/LrgA family protein: protein MKKDQEKKKTPILVQMAIFAAILFVSQIISQLFPANIVVPTPLIGMIILYILLATHIVKLEQVEKFGDFMIGLIAFLFVPSGIQLAGSLDLMKREGLQDIIVVVISTIILLVVIAYVGAFFIRIHQKITGKKGDDE from the coding sequence ATGAAAAAAGATCAAGAGAAAAAGAAGACGCCGATCCTAGTTCAAATGGCGATTTTTGCGGCGATTTTATTCGTTTCGCAAATTATTTCTCAGCTATTTCCCGCAAACATTGTGGTTCCCACTCCGTTAATTGGTATGATTATTTTATATATTTTATTGGCGACCCACATTGTAAAACTCGAACAGGTTGAAAAATTTGGCGATTTTATGATTGGATTAATTGCGTTCTTATTCGTACCCTCAGGAATCCAATTAGCCGGCAGCTTAGATTTAATGAAAAGAGAAGGGCTCCAGGATATTATCGTGGTGGTCATTTCGACAATTATTCTCCTGGTCGTAATTGCGTACGTAGGAGCATTTTTCATTCGAATTCACCAAAAGATTACGGGCAAAAAGGGGGATGATGAATAA
- a CDS encoding nicotinate-nucleotide adenylyltransferase, which produces MISTKSKSVSGVQVEVVEEPLTQAKGKKIGILGGTFNPPHLAHLMIAEQVASQLGLDKILFIPDYLPPHIDKKEAISAEHRVEMVRLAIQGNPNFDLDLIEINRGGTSYSYDTVKALKEMHPENDYYFIIGGDMVNYLPTWHEIDKLARMVHFVGVDRPEYERNAKYPIIWVDTPHFDLSSTMIREKVNKGCSIKYLVPDAVEDYIREHHLYE; this is translated from the coding sequence TTGATTTCGACAAAGTCAAAAAGTGTTTCGGGAGTTCAAGTAGAAGTGGTTGAAGAGCCACTAACGCAAGCTAAGGGCAAGAAAATTGGTATTTTAGGTGGAACGTTTAATCCCCCGCACCTTGCGCATTTAATGATTGCAGAACAGGTGGCTAGCCAGTTAGGATTGGATAAGATTCTTTTTATTCCAGACTACTTACCACCCCACATAGATAAGAAGGAAGCAATTTCTGCCGAGCACCGAGTTGAGATGGTTCGTTTGGCAATTCAAGGGAACCCTAACTTTGATTTAGACTTAATTGAAATTAATCGCGGGGGGACCAGTTATTCTTACGATACCGTCAAGGCGTTGAAAGAAATGCACCCCGAAAACGACTACTACTTTATTATTGGTGGGGACATGGTTAACTACTTACCAACTTGGCACGAAATCGATAAATTAGCCCGCATGGTTCACTTTGTGGGGGTCGACCGTCCCGAATACGAACGGAACGCAAAGTATCCAATTATTTGGGTGGATACCCCACATTTTGATTTAAGTTCGACCATGATTAGGGAGAAAGTTAATAAAGGGTGCTCAATCAAGTATTTAGTGCCCGATGCTGTAGAAGATTATATAAGGGAGCATCATTTATATGAGTAA
- the rpmI gene encoding 50S ribosomal protein L35: MPKMKTNRAAAKRFKKTANGGLKSANAFTSHRFHGKTKKQRRQLRGTDMMDSTNVKRYKKLLSNIK; this comes from the coding sequence ATGCCTAAAATGAAGACAAACCGCGCTGCTGCAAAGCGTTTTAAGAAAACTGCTAATGGCGGTCTAAAGAGTGCAAATGCTTTTACAAGTCACCGTTTCCATGGAAAGACTAAGAAGCAACGTCGTCAATTACGTGGTACAGACATGATGGACAGTACTAACGTAAAGCGTTATAAGAAGTTACTTTCAAACATCAAGTAA
- the thrS gene encoding threonine--tRNA ligase translates to MAEIKIEFPDGSVKPFGAGVTVLEIAKSIGTSLAKNAVAGKVNDELVGLDQPLDQDGKVEIITRDSEDGQLVNWNSAALVLTSAIKSIYPEIRIGEIGNIEHGFYADTDKEGQQISVDELPAIEDKMKDMIQAKVALNHEMLSVEDALAKVDSDPYQAKLVKKNAKDGKVNVYDVDGSLIVSDCVALPDASALKAIKLLSVAGAYWEGKSSNPMLQRIYGTSFFNQKDLDAELARQKEARERDHRVIGNELDLFFVDPEVGAGLPYWMPNGATIRRTIERYIIDKEVQHGYQHVYTPVLMNLDAYKTSGHWQHYREDMFPPMDMGDGEMLELRPMNCPSHIQVYKHHIRSYRELPLRIAELGMMHRYEKSGALSGLQRVREMTLNDGHTFVAPDQIQEEFKKVLQLMVEVYRDFDITDYTFRLSYRDPENTEKYFDDDEMWNHSQSMLKAAMDDLGLDYVEAEGEAAFYGPKLDVQTKTALGNEETLSTIQLDFMLPKQFDLHYVGADGEEHRPVMIHRGLVSTMERFTAYLIEMYKGAFPTWLAPKQVTIIPVKDDLHGEYADKLREQMADQDIRVEVDHRNEKMGYKIREAQTQKIPYILVVGDNEMDANSVSVRRYGEDDSQTVSVDQFIQDIEADINSYSRKN, encoded by the coding sequence ATGGCAGAGATTAAGATTGAATTTCCAGATGGCAGTGTAAAACCTTTTGGTGCTGGTGTCACCGTACTTGAAATTGCGAAGTCAATTGGTACAAGTTTGGCAAAAAACGCCGTTGCTGGAAAAGTTAATGATGAATTGGTTGGCTTAGATCAACCACTTGACCAAGATGGAAAGGTTGAGATCATTACCAGGGATTCTGAAGATGGACAATTGGTAAACTGGAATTCGGCAGCCTTAGTATTGACAAGTGCAATCAAGAGCATTTATCCGGAAATCCGGATTGGGGAAATTGGTAACATTGAACATGGTTTTTATGCTGACACTGACAAGGAAGGTCAACAAATTTCGGTCGACGAACTCCCCGCTATTGAAGACAAAATGAAAGACATGATTCAAGCAAAGGTTGCTTTGAATCACGAAATGTTAAGTGTTGAAGATGCTTTGGCTAAGGTTGATAGTGATCCTTACCAAGCTAAGTTAGTTAAGAAAAACGCTAAAGACGGTAAGGTCAACGTATACGACGTTGATGGCAGCTTAATCGTTAGCGACTGCGTTGCATTACCAGATGCTTCGGCATTGAAAGCTATCAAATTGCTATCCGTTGCGGGTGCTTATTGGGAAGGTAAGTCAAGTAATCCAATGTTACAACGGATTTACGGTACTTCATTCTTCAACCAAAAAGACTTGGATGCAGAATTAGCACGCCAAAAGGAAGCACGTGAACGTGACCACCGGGTAATTGGTAACGAACTTGACCTCTTCTTTGTTGATCCAGAAGTGGGTGCGGGATTACCATACTGGATGCCAAACGGGGCAACCATCCGTCGGACAATCGAACGTTACATCATCGACAAGGAAGTCCAACACGGTTACCAACACGTATATACACCAGTATTAATGAACCTTGATGCTTACAAGACTTCCGGACACTGGCAACACTACCGGGAAGATATGTTCCCACCAATGGACATGGGTGACGGTGAAATGCTTGAATTGCGGCCAATGAACTGCCCATCCCATATTCAAGTTTACAAGCACCACATTCGTTCATACCGTGAATTACCATTACGGATTGCTGAACTTGGAATGATGCACCGTTACGAAAAATCTGGTGCCCTTTCTGGTTTGCAACGGGTACGTGAAATGACGTTGAACGATGGACACACTTTCGTTGCGCCTGATCAAATCCAAGAAGAATTCAAGAAAGTTCTACAATTGATGGTTGAAGTTTATCGCGACTTTGACATTACGGATTACACATTCCGGCTTAGTTACCGTGATCCTGAAAATACTGAAAAGTACTTTGACGATGACGAGATGTGGAACCACTCACAATCAATGCTTAAAGCTGCGATGGACGACCTTGGTTTAGATTACGTTGAAGCAGAAGGCGAAGCTGCTTTCTACGGTCCAAAGCTTGACGTACAAACAAAGACGGCACTTGGTAACGAAGAAACTCTATCAACAATCCAATTAGACTTCATGTTGCCAAAACAATTCGACTTACATTACGTCGGTGCCGATGGGGAAGAACATCGCCCAGTTATGATTCACCGTGGCTTAGTTTCAACTATGGAACGCTTTACGGCTTACCTAATTGAAATGTACAAGGGTGCCTTCCCAACCTGGTTAGCACCAAAACAAGTTACGATCATCCCAGTTAAGGATGATTTGCATGGTGAGTACGCAGATAAATTGCGTGAACAAATGGCTGACCAAGACATCCGGGTTGAAGTTGACCACCGCAACGAAAAGATGGGTTACAAGATCCGCGAAGCCCAAACTCAAAAGATTCCGTACATCTTAGTAGTTGGGGACAACGAAATGGATGCTAACTCAGTCAGTGTTCGTCGTTATGGTGAAGACGATTCACAAACTGTTTCGGTAGATCAATTTATACAAGACATTGAGGCTGACATTAATAGCTACAGCCGTAAAAACTAA
- the yqeH gene encoding ribosome biogenesis GTPase YqeH → MNEEEIRCIGCGATLQTEDAQLPGYTPASALKKGLESGQLYCQRCFRLRHYNEIAPVSISDDDFRKLLSQISDSNSLVVYVVDMFDFNGSLIPGLHRFVGDNPVLLVGNKADVFPKSIKRHRMREWLRQQAKANGIEPVDVMITSAKQRPAVERLFDKIEQLRDGRDVYVVGVTNVGKSTLINSLIALRNGIKDVITTSRFPGTTLDRIEIPFDDHSKMIDTPGIVHNDQMAHVLTAEDLKYVSPKKTIKPRVYQLGDEQTLFAGALARFDYEHSTGSVTAYFDNNLMIHRTKLANADHFYEKHAGELLTPPTAENLASLPELTRHHFKIEEDSDVVFEGLGWIAVPAGSIVTAWAPKGISVVVRRALI, encoded by the coding sequence ATGAACGAAGAAGAAATTCGGTGTATTGGATGTGGGGCAACGCTACAAACGGAAGATGCTCAGCTTCCAGGTTACACGCCGGCTTCAGCCCTAAAAAAAGGGTTAGAAAGCGGGCAACTATATTGTCAACGTTGTTTTCGGCTGCGTCACTATAATGAAATCGCGCCGGTAAGCATTAGCGATGATGATTTTAGAAAACTATTGAGCCAAATTAGCGATTCAAATTCACTAGTGGTTTACGTAGTGGATATGTTTGACTTTAATGGAAGTTTAATTCCCGGACTACATCGCTTTGTGGGTGATAATCCGGTACTTTTAGTTGGTAATAAGGCGGATGTTTTCCCTAAATCGATCAAACGGCACCGGATGCGAGAATGGTTACGGCAACAAGCGAAAGCTAATGGTATTGAACCAGTAGACGTAATGATTACCAGTGCTAAACAGCGGCCAGCAGTGGAACGGCTATTCGATAAGATTGAACAGCTTCGCGATGGCCGTGATGTTTACGTTGTAGGAGTTACCAACGTTGGTAAGTCAACCTTAATTAATAGTTTGATTGCCTTACGCAACGGGATTAAGGATGTAATCACGACGTCTCGTTTTCCAGGGACTACGTTGGATCGGATCGAGATTCCGTTTGACGACCATAGTAAAATGATTGATACACCGGGGATCGTGCATAACGATCAGATGGCGCACGTCTTAACGGCGGAAGACTTAAAATATGTTTCACCGAAAAAAACAATTAAACCGCGAGTTTATCAATTAGGTGATGAGCAAACCTTATTTGCGGGTGCTTTGGCGCGATTTGATTATGAGCATTCTACTGGTTCAGTTACCGCCTATTTTGATAACAATTTAATGATCCACCGTACTAAGCTAGCTAATGCAGATCATTTCTATGAAAAACATGCTGGGGAACTTTTAACGCCTCCTACGGCAGAAAATTTAGCTAGTTTGCCTGAATTAACGCGCCATCACTTCAAAATTGAAGAAGATAGTGACGTGGTCTTCGAAGGTTTGGGTTGGATCGCGGTTCCTGCAGGAAGCATAGTCACTGCTTGGGCGCCTAAAGGGATCTCGGTCGTGGTTCGGCGAGCGTTAATTTAA
- the yhbY gene encoding ribosome assembly RNA-binding protein YhbY, translating into MKLRGKQKRYLRAQAHHLRPVFSVGKNGLTKSWLAQLGGALDNHELLKINLQQNTDVTTAEVKEFIEQQTDIQVVQTIGHVLVLFKVSADPDKREISENVQKI; encoded by the coding sequence TTGAAACTAAGAGGAAAACAAAAACGTTATTTACGTGCTCAAGCACACCATCTTCGGCCTGTTTTTTCGGTCGGAAAGAATGGGCTAACTAAGAGTTGGTTAGCTCAATTAGGTGGGGCATTAGATAACCACGAATTATTAAAAATTAATTTACAGCAAAATACCGACGTAACGACTGCCGAGGTCAAAGAATTTATCGAACAACAAACCGACATTCAAGTCGTGCAAACAATTGGACACGTGTTGGTTTTATTTAAAGTTTCTGCAGACCCAGATAAACGAGAAATTTCAGAAAACGTACAAAAGATATAA
- a CDS encoding histidine kinase: protein MLNLTLLMIERVGLIIILAFFLVNFPPFRKLLFRQDGAAKFQLLVIFSFFTITANLIGIELSPDNSIHFNPLLLRIPAGYSVANIRILTVTVSGIIGGPVVGGIVGAVAGVHRVLQESLTNDALFYIPSSILIGILSGMFSNQKQHRFATMKPWHGFLIGLLMETIQMTFILIFSPTGWRLVRYIAIPMITVSALGTSVFLSIVALYFRQEVDVQATQTRSVLQLALKTLPAFRQGLNYKSAQEVANLMLKYTNFDAIGITDKQKILAFVGAGSDHHIAGQPIRTDLSLKAIQSGEVQIANNFHEINCSEPKCPLHSAIVVPLFIKEQIIGSLKVYYKEQWRLSPVEIQLGMGLGEILAMQIMLGDMERQTELVKDAEIKSLHAQVNPHFFFNAINTIVAVMRQDSEKARELLIQLSTYFRANLMGSREVVIPLSQEFKHVRAYLSLEQARFPGRYRVLFSNAVSENALVPPFTIQILVENAVRHAFNPKMKDQQIKVGVSQVANALKIVVSDNGHGIDPHILKQLGHQVVDSQSGSGTALQNLTDRFAGLYGEAANLDIQSSSKGTTITVKIPFQEGKQK, encoded by the coding sequence ATGTTAAACTTAACGCTCCTAATGATTGAACGGGTAGGCCTGATTATAATTTTGGCCTTTTTTCTCGTTAATTTTCCGCCGTTTCGAAAATTGCTTTTCCGGCAAGATGGTGCAGCAAAGTTCCAACTATTAGTCATTTTCTCCTTTTTTACAATTACGGCTAACTTGATTGGGATTGAGCTTTCGCCCGATAATTCCATTCACTTTAATCCGCTACTATTACGAATTCCAGCGGGTTATTCAGTGGCTAATATTCGAATTTTAACGGTTACGGTGTCTGGGATTATTGGCGGTCCGGTGGTGGGTGGCATTGTTGGTGCAGTTGCCGGGGTTCACCGCGTTTTACAAGAATCTTTAACAAATGACGCACTTTTTTATATTCCAAGCTCAATTTTAATTGGAATTTTATCCGGGATGTTTTCTAATCAAAAGCAGCATCGGTTTGCAACCATGAAACCGTGGCACGGTTTTTTGATTGGCCTTCTGATGGAAACCATCCAGATGACCTTTATCTTAATTTTTAGTCCTACGGGGTGGCGATTGGTAAGGTATATCGCGATTCCTATGATTACGGTCAGCGCACTAGGGACCTCGGTATTTTTATCAATCGTTGCATTGTACTTCCGGCAAGAAGTGGATGTACAAGCAACCCAGACTCGTTCAGTGCTCCAGTTAGCGTTAAAAACGTTACCGGCGTTTCGCCAGGGACTTAATTACAAATCGGCTCAAGAAGTTGCCAATTTAATGCTTAAGTACACCAATTTTGATGCAATCGGAATTACTGATAAGCAAAAAATCCTCGCCTTCGTCGGAGCGGGGAGCGACCATCACATTGCCGGGCAACCGATTCGAACCGATCTGTCTTTGAAAGCGATTCAATCCGGAGAGGTACAAATTGCCAATAATTTTCACGAAATTAATTGTTCAGAACCCAAATGCCCACTCCATTCGGCAATTGTGGTCCCGTTGTTTATTAAAGAACAGATTATTGGCAGTTTAAAAGTTTATTATAAAGAACAGTGGCGATTAAGCCCGGTAGAAATTCAACTAGGGATGGGGCTCGGAGAAATCTTGGCCATGCAGATTATGCTGGGTGATATGGAAAGACAGACTGAGCTAGTTAAGGACGCAGAAATTAAATCATTGCATGCCCAAGTGAACCCGCACTTTTTCTTTAACGCAATCAATACAATTGTCGCGGTGATGCGGCAAGACAGTGAAAAGGCACGGGAGTTGTTGATCCAATTAAGTACCTATTTCCGGGCTAACTTGATGGGGAGCCGGGAGGTGGTAATTCCATTATCACAAGAATTTAAACACGTGAGAGCATATTTGTCTTTGGAACAGGCTCGTTTTCCAGGAAGGTACCGGGTGCTGTTTAGCAACGCGGTGTCCGAAAATGCCCTAGTCCCACCGTTTACAATTCAAATTTTAGTGGAAAATGCGGTTCGTCACGCCTTTAATCCCAAAATGAAGGATCAACAGATTAAGGTGGGGGTTAGTCAAGTTGCCAATGCGTTAAAAATCGTGGTCTCGGATAACGGGCACGGAATTGACCCCCATATTTTAAAACAGTTAGGACACCAGGTGGTTGATTCTCAAAGTGGTAGTGGAACGGCTTTACAAAATTTAACCGATCGGTTTGCGGGGCTTTACGGTGAGGCAGCAAATTTAGATATACAATCAAGCTCTAAAGGAACGACAATCACCGTGAAAATACCATTTCAAGAAGGGAAGCAAAAGTGA
- the rsfS gene encoding ribosome silencing factor yields MDNKQSLELVVKAADSKRAEGIIALDVHEISTLADYFVITSADSNRQVAAIADAIIEKAKENDVEIRRIEGYRAAEWILIDLGDIVINVFQTDQRKFYNLEKLWSEAKNVEIADWITE; encoded by the coding sequence TTGGATAACAAACAAAGTTTAGAATTAGTAGTAAAGGCGGCAGACAGTAAGCGCGCCGAAGGAATTATTGCATTAGACGTACATGAAATCAGCACTTTAGCAGACTACTTCGTGATTACTAGTGCGGATTCAAATCGTCAAGTAGCGGCGATTGCAGACGCAATTATTGAAAAGGCTAAGGAAAACGACGTAGAAATTCGTCGAATTGAAGGATACCGGGCTGCCGAATGGATCCTTATTGACTTAGGTGACATTGTGATTAACGTTTTCCAAACTGATCAACGTAAGTTTTATAATCTAGAAAAACTGTGGTCGGAAGCTAAGAACGTAGAAATTGCGGATTGGATTACTGAATAA
- the rplT gene encoding 50S ribosomal protein L20 gives MPRVKGGTVTRRRRKRVLKLAKGYRGAKHIQFKVAKDQVMKSGLYAFRDRRNRKGEFRRLWIARINAAARMNGLSYSKLMHGLKEAGIDMNRKMLADLAVNDADAFKALAEEAKKAL, from the coding sequence ATGCCACGAGTAAAGGGTGGAACAGTAACACGTCGCCGTCGTAAGCGCGTATTAAAACTTGCTAAAGGATATCGCGGAGCAAAACATATTCAATTTAAGGTTGCTAAAGACCAAGTAATGAAGTCTGGTTTGTACGCATTCCGTGACCGTCGTAACCGTAAGGGCGAATTCCGTCGTCTTTGGATTGCACGGATCAACGCTGCTGCAAGAATGAACGGTTTGAGCTACAGCAAGTTGATGCACGGTCTTAAGGAAGCTGGTATCGACATGAACCGTAAGATGCTTGCTGACCTTGCCGTAAACGATGCTGACGCATTTAAGGCTTTGGCTGAAGAAGCTAAAAAAGCTCTTTAA